The following proteins come from a genomic window of Paucimonas lemoignei:
- a CDS encoding extracellular solute-binding protein, whose protein sequence is MQASKRLLAALTLTVLGTTAQAADEVVVYSSRIDELIKPVFDAYTAKTGVKVKFITDKEAPLMQRIKAEGENATADLLLTVDAGNLWQAEQMGILQPFTSPVIDANIPAQYRSSTHSWTGLSLRARTIAYSTDRVKPAELSTYEALAGKDWEGRLCLRTAKKVYNQSLTATLIETHGAEASEKILKGWVNNLSTDVFSDDIAVLEAINAGQCDVGIVNTYYYGRLHKEKPELAVKLFWPNQADRGVHVNLSGIGLTKHAPHPEAAKAMVEWMTGPEAQAIFSGTNQEFPANPNVAPSAEVASWGAFKADTIPVEVAGKRQAEAIRMMDRVGWN, encoded by the coding sequence ATGCAGGCAAGCAAGCGTCTTCTGGCTGCGTTGACACTGACAGTGCTCGGCACCACCGCCCAGGCTGCCGATGAGGTCGTGGTTTATTCCTCTCGAATTGACGAGCTGATCAAGCCGGTTTTCGACGCGTATACCGCCAAGACCGGTGTAAAGGTCAAGTTCATCACCGACAAGGAAGCGCCGCTGATGCAGCGCATCAAGGCCGAAGGCGAGAACGCAACCGCTGACCTGTTGCTCACCGTGGACGCCGGTAACCTCTGGCAGGCGGAACAGATGGGCATTCTGCAGCCCTTCACCTCTCCGGTGATCGACGCCAACATTCCTGCGCAATACCGCTCTTCCACCCACAGCTGGACAGGCCTGAGCCTGCGCGCGCGGACCATCGCCTACTCCACGGACCGGGTGAAGCCTGCGGAGCTGTCCACGTACGAAGCGCTGGCGGGCAAAGACTGGGAAGGTCGCCTGTGCCTGCGTACGGCCAAGAAAGTCTACAACCAGTCGCTGACGGCGACCCTGATCGAAACCCATGGCGCCGAAGCCTCCGAGAAGATCCTCAAGGGCTGGGTCAATAACCTGTCTACGGATGTGTTCTCCGATGACATCGCCGTGCTGGAAGCGATCAACGCCGGGCAATGCGATGTCGGCATCGTCAACACTTACTACTACGGCCGCCTGCACAAGGAAAAACCTGAGCTGGCGGTGAAGCTGTTCTGGCCTAACCAGGCGGATCGCGGGGTTCACGTAAACCTGTCGGGTATCGGTCTGACCAAACATGCGCCGCACCCGGAGGCCGCCAAGGCGATGGTCGAGTGGATGACAGGACCTGAAGCCCAGGCAATCTTCTCCGGCACCAACCAGGAATTCCCGGCCAACCCGAACGTCGCGCCTTCTGCGGAAGTGGCGAGCTGGGGCGCATTCAAGGCTGATACCATCCCGGTCGAAGTCGCCGGCAAGCGCCAGGCCGAAGCGATCCGCATGATGGATCGCGTGGGTTGGAATTGA
- the ybbJ gene encoding nodulation efficiency protein D (NfeD) family protein, whose amino-acid sequence MEFLQNLSFWDWLGLGTVLLILEVFGAGGYLLWMGVAAAAVGILTFVLPAMAWTVQFLLFAVLSVLTAVYWWRRQRTVNRPSDQPGLNMRGQELIGRTFIVHDAIVEGRGKIKVGDGVWIVTGADAAVGSQVRVIGQDGAILRVEKA is encoded by the coding sequence ATGGAATTCCTGCAAAACCTGTCGTTCTGGGATTGGCTCGGGCTGGGCACGGTGTTGTTGATTCTCGAAGTGTTCGGCGCGGGCGGCTATCTGTTGTGGATGGGCGTGGCGGCGGCAGCGGTAGGGATTCTGACCTTCGTGCTTCCCGCCATGGCGTGGACCGTGCAGTTTCTGCTGTTCGCGGTACTGTCGGTGCTCACCGCTGTCTACTGGTGGCGTCGCCAGCGCACAGTCAACCGGCCTTCGGATCAACCCGGCTTGAACATGCGCGGCCAGGAACTGATCGGCCGTACCTTCATCGTCCATGACGCCATCGTTGAGGGGCGGGGCAAGATCAAGGTCGGCGATGGCGTGTGGATCGTCACCGGCGCGGATGCAGCGGTGGGCAGCCAGGTGCGGGTGATCGGGCAGGACGGGGCGATCTTGCGGGTCGAAAAGGCATAA
- the gcvH_2 gene encoding protein GcvH — MSTIPAELRFAESHEWAKKEGDLIVVGISDHAQEALGDVVFVELPEIGKVFAAGDAAGVVESVKAASDIYSPVGGEVVEVNEALGGEPELLNSSPYSAWIFKVKPSDVDADLAKLLDAAGYQSAIGE; from the coding sequence ATGAGCACTATCCCCGCCGAACTGCGTTTCGCTGAAAGCCACGAATGGGCGAAAAAAGAAGGTGATCTGATCGTCGTCGGTATTTCCGATCACGCTCAGGAAGCGCTGGGTGATGTGGTTTTCGTCGAGCTGCCGGAAATCGGCAAGGTCTTCGCTGCTGGCGACGCTGCTGGTGTTGTTGAATCGGTGAAAGCCGCGTCCGACATTTACTCGCCGGTAGGCGGCGAAGTGGTTGAAGTCAACGAAGCACTGGGCGGCGAGCCTGAGCTGCTGAACTCCTCGCCTTACTCGGCGTGGATCTTCAAGGTCAAGCCAAGCGATGTGGATGCAGACCTGGCAAAACTGCTTGACGCAGCGGGCTACCAGAGCGCTATCGGCGAATAA
- a CDS encoding ribonucleotide reductase subunit alpha codes for MRLKLAVATFALLSLPVGSAMADAGFWRDVISSGATTGSTYLTFKDHKLIVAAQDDAGSFVASDGGIRGPFLEAAIAQLRSENPGLNASDMDLANAILTKNLVAENQ; via the coding sequence ATGCGTCTCAAGCTCGCTGTCGCCACGTTTGCTCTGCTTTCTCTCCCGGTCGGTTCAGCAATGGCTGACGCAGGGTTCTGGCGCGATGTCATTTCCTCCGGCGCCACCACCGGTTCGACTTATCTGACGTTCAAGGATCACAAGCTGATCGTTGCTGCACAGGACGACGCAGGCAGCTTCGTCGCCAGCGACGGCGGTATCCGCGGTCCTTTCCTGGAAGCCGCTATCGCGCAATTGCGCAGCGAGAACCCAGGCCTGAACGCTTCGGACATGGACCTGGCCAACGCCATCCTGACCAAGAACCTGGTTGCTGAAAACCAGTAA
- the ubiH gene encoding 2-octaprenyl-6-methoxyphenyl hydroxylase, translated as MSRFNLAIIGGGLVGASLALALQAGAKERGWKIVLIEPFAPGDTYQPSYDARSSALSFGARQIYERLGLWQAIARRAEPILHIQVSDRGRFGAARLSALEEGVPALGYVVENAWLGQCLWQGLDKDVVTWRVPAEVKHMKALPDGYRLLLDDETELECDLAVLADGGRSSLREQLGIGVRQRPYNQSALIANITPSEAHCGQAFERFTDEGPMALLPLPENRCALVWTRTGADTQRLAALDDRSFLSELQNVFGYRLGTLQQVGARHVYPLNLIEAEEQVRSHLVVLGNAAHSLHPIAGQGFNLSLRDADALAHTLLTSETQPGDLPTLQRYREQQRLDQQLTVGFSDQVTRLFGSNQPLIAAGRNIGLLGLDLLPPAKRWFARQAMGLGTRPNV; from the coding sequence ATGAGCCGTTTCAACCTGGCGATTATCGGGGGCGGTCTGGTCGGTGCGAGCCTGGCGCTGGCGTTGCAGGCCGGGGCCAAGGAGCGCGGCTGGAAGATCGTGCTGATCGAACCCTTTGCGCCGGGCGATACCTATCAGCCCAGTTACGATGCGCGCTCATCGGCCCTTTCATTCGGTGCCCGCCAGATCTACGAACGTCTTGGGCTGTGGCAAGCCATTGCCCGCCGCGCCGAACCCATCCTGCATATTCAGGTGTCCGACCGTGGGCGCTTCGGCGCCGCGCGTTTGTCTGCACTGGAAGAAGGCGTGCCGGCCCTGGGCTATGTGGTGGAAAACGCCTGGCTGGGCCAATGCCTGTGGCAAGGCCTGGACAAGGACGTGGTCACCTGGCGCGTGCCGGCCGAAGTCAAACACATGAAAGCGCTGCCTGATGGCTACAGGCTGTTGCTGGACGATGAAACCGAGCTGGAATGCGACTTGGCCGTGCTGGCTGATGGCGGGCGCTCCAGCCTGCGCGAGCAGTTGGGGATTGGCGTTCGCCAGCGGCCTTACAACCAGAGCGCACTGATCGCCAACATCACTCCGAGCGAAGCCCATTGCGGGCAGGCGTTCGAACGTTTCACCGATGAAGGTCCGATGGCCTTGCTGCCGCTGCCGGAAAACCGCTGCGCATTGGTCTGGACCCGCACCGGCGCTGACACCCAGCGCCTGGCTGCGCTGGACGACCGCAGCTTCCTCAGCGAACTGCAGAATGTGTTCGGCTATCGCCTCGGCACGTTGCAGCAAGTCGGCGCGCGGCATGTGTACCCCCTCAACTTGATCGAAGCCGAAGAACAAGTCCGCTCGCACCTGGTCGTACTGGGTAACGCGGCCCATAGCCTGCACCCGATTGCGGGCCAGGGCTTCAACTTGTCTTTGCGTGATGCCGATGCGCTGGCCCATACCCTGCTGACCAGCGAAACGCAGCCCGGTGATTTGCCGACCTTGCAGCGTTATCGCGAACAGCAGCGTCTGGATCAACAGTTGACCGTGGGTTTTTCCGATCAGGTCACGCGTCTGTTCGGCAGCAACCAGCCGCTGATTGCCGCTGGCCGCAACATTGGTTTGCTCGGTCTCGATTTATTGCCTCCGGCCAAACGCTGGTTCGCCCGGCAGGCCATGGGGCTGGGAACTCGGCCCAATGTCTAA
- the gcvT_2 gene encoding glycine cleavage system aminomethyltransferase T: MGQRTPLFDLHLALGAKMVDFGGWDMPLHYGSQVEEHHQVRRDCGVFDVSHMHVIDVAGTQAKIWLQRLLANDVDRLKDVGSALYSAMLDSDGGIVDDMIVYLAPDGYRLVVNAATGDKDLAWMFVHLNDFDVKLTRRTDLSMLAIQGPHARTKIAELLSSSRAELIRQLKPFEGRQEGDWFIARTGYTGEDGLEIILPSQQAPGFFNDLVGAGISPIGLGARDTLRLEAGMNLYGQDIDESVSPLVANMAWSIAWEPADRQFIGRAALEAERARGVTSKLVGLVLEERGVLRAHQVVRIAEIGEGEITSGSFSPTLSKSIALARVPIATADRAEVEIRGKWYPVRVVRPTFVRHGRAMI; encoded by the coding sequence ATGGGACAGCGTACGCCGCTCTTCGACCTGCACCTCGCGCTGGGCGCGAAGATGGTCGACTTTGGTGGTTGGGATATGCCGCTGCATTACGGATCGCAGGTCGAGGAACACCATCAGGTGCGCCGCGATTGCGGTGTGTTCGATGTCTCTCACATGCACGTCATTGATGTGGCAGGCACGCAGGCCAAAATCTGGCTTCAGCGTCTGCTCGCCAACGATGTCGATCGGCTCAAGGATGTAGGTAGCGCGCTGTACAGCGCGATGCTCGATTCCGACGGGGGGATCGTCGACGACATGATTGTCTATCTGGCGCCGGACGGTTATCGCCTGGTGGTCAATGCGGCCACGGGTGACAAGGACCTGGCCTGGATGTTCGTACACCTGAACGACTTCGACGTGAAGCTGACCCGCCGTACGGATTTGTCGATGCTGGCGATTCAAGGCCCTCATGCGCGGACCAAGATTGCCGAGCTGTTGAGTTCATCGCGCGCCGAGCTTATCCGTCAGCTCAAGCCATTCGAAGGTCGTCAGGAAGGTGACTGGTTCATCGCCCGCACCGGCTACACGGGTGAAGACGGGCTGGAAATCATCCTGCCGTCGCAGCAGGCGCCGGGCTTTTTCAATGATCTGGTGGGCGCGGGCATTTCCCCTATCGGCCTCGGCGCGCGGGATACCTTGCGCCTGGAAGCGGGCATGAACCTATACGGCCAGGATATCGACGAGAGCGTATCGCCGCTGGTCGCCAATATGGCCTGGAGCATCGCCTGGGAGCCTGCAGACCGCCAATTCATCGGCCGTGCCGCACTGGAAGCCGAGCGCGCTAGAGGCGTGACATCAAAACTGGTCGGGCTGGTGCTCGAAGAGCGCGGTGTTTTACGCGCCCATCAGGTGGTGCGCATCGCAGAAATTGGCGAAGGAGAGATCACCAGTGGTAGTTTCTCTCCTACGCTAAGCAAATCGATTGCCTTGGCACGTGTGCCCATCGCAACCGCTGACCGCGCCGAGGTGGAAATCCGCGGCAAATGGTATCCGGTTCGCGTGGTACGCCCCACGTTTGTACGTCATGGCCGAGCCATGATTTGA
- the cysW_4 gene encoding binding-protein dependent transport system inner membrane protein, with protein MAHPAQRRWYPLVFSIAALVLLPLSVLLLSWQTIDAQIWAHLWDTQMTRLLGNTLTLILGVGVGVTLLGVSLAWLTSLCEFPGRRWLDWALMLPFAIPAYVLAFVFVGLLDFAGPVQTLLREWFGTGFRLPRVRSTGGVIIVLVLVFYPYVYLLARTAFIAQGKGLMEAARILGQTPLQAFWRVALPMARPAIGAGVALALMETLADFGAVSVFNFDTFTTAIYKTWYGFFSLSSAAQLASLLLLAVMVVLYGERRARGASRATNERPRVKALYHLRGFKALAASVWCGLVVICAFAVPMLQLIIWVWQRGRFDLDERYTGLILHTLYLGGMAALITVSVALVLAFARRLAPTPAINAGVGLANLGYALPGSVLAVSIMLAFSYLDRELVIPLSSWLGGAGKPLLLGSLSALLLAYLVRFIAVAYGPLENSLSRIRPSLPEAARSLGVSGPRLFFKVYLPLLVPGALSAALLVFVDVLKEMPATLLMRPFGWDTLAVRIFEMTSEGEWARAALPALTLVLVGLLPVIGLIRRSARRNG; from the coding sequence TTGGCCCATCCCGCCCAACGCCGCTGGTATCCGCTTGTCTTCAGCATCGCTGCACTGGTGCTGCTGCCGTTGAGCGTTTTGCTGTTGTCCTGGCAAACCATCGACGCGCAGATCTGGGCGCATCTGTGGGATACCCAGATGACCCGCCTGCTCGGCAATACCCTGACGTTGATCCTGGGCGTCGGGGTGGGCGTCACGTTGCTCGGCGTCAGTCTCGCCTGGCTCACCAGCCTGTGTGAATTCCCCGGCCGACGCTGGCTGGACTGGGCCTTGATGCTGCCCTTCGCGATTCCGGCCTATGTGCTGGCCTTCGTGTTTGTCGGCCTGCTGGATTTTGCGGGCCCCGTGCAGACGCTGCTCCGCGAATGGTTTGGCACCGGCTTTCGTCTGCCGCGCGTGCGTTCCACCGGGGGCGTGATCATTGTGCTGGTGCTGGTGTTCTATCCCTACGTCTACCTGCTGGCGCGCACGGCATTCATCGCTCAGGGCAAAGGTTTGATGGAGGCGGCGCGGATTCTCGGGCAAACACCGCTGCAAGCCTTCTGGCGGGTCGCGTTGCCCATGGCTCGCCCGGCGATTGGCGCTGGTGTCGCGCTGGCGTTGATGGAGACCCTGGCGGATTTCGGCGCCGTGTCGGTGTTCAACTTCGATACCTTCACCACCGCCATTTATAAAACCTGGTACGGCTTCTTCAGCCTCTCCAGCGCGGCGCAGTTGGCGAGCCTGCTATTACTGGCGGTGATGGTGGTTTTGTACGGCGAACGTCGGGCCCGAGGCGCAAGCCGCGCCACCAACGAGCGCCCACGGGTCAAGGCGCTCTACCACCTGCGCGGCTTCAAGGCCCTGGCGGCCAGTGTCTGGTGTGGATTGGTGGTCATCTGTGCGTTTGCGGTGCCGATGCTGCAACTGATCATCTGGGTCTGGCAACGGGGGCGTTTCGATCTCGATGAGCGCTACACCGGGCTGATCTTGCACACGCTGTACTTGGGCGGCATGGCGGCGCTGATTACCGTCAGTGTGGCGCTGGTCCTGGCCTTCGCCCGGCGCCTGGCTCCTACACCGGCAATAAACGCCGGCGTCGGGCTGGCCAATCTGGGCTACGCCCTGCCCGGTTCGGTGCTGGCGGTGTCGATCATGCTGGCGTTCAGTTATCTGGATCGCGAGCTGGTGATCCCACTGTCCAGCTGGCTGGGCGGCGCAGGCAAGCCACTGTTGCTGGGCAGCCTTTCGGCGCTGTTGCTCGCTTATCTGGTGCGCTTCATTGCTGTGGCCTATGGGCCGCTGGAGAACAGCCTGTCGCGCATTCGCCCTTCTCTGCCAGAAGCCGCACGAAGCCTGGGTGTCAGTGGGCCGCGATTGTTTTTCAAGGTGTATCTGCCGTTGCTGGTGCCCGGTGCCTTGAGCGCCGCGCTGCTGGTCTTCGTTGATGTACTCAAAGAAATGCCCGCCACCCTGCTCATGCGCCCGTTTGGATGGGACACGCTGGCAGTGCGCATCTTTGAAATGACCAGCGAAGGTGAGTGGGCCAGAGCCGCCCTGCCCGCTCTGACCTTGGTACTCGTTGGCTTGTTGCCAGTCATCGGTTTAATCAGGCGTTCTGCACGCCGAAACGGTTAG
- the ubiF gene encoding ubiquinone biosynthesis hydroxylase has product MVGSALALALQGSGLNIIVVDGGPLSVKPFDTQAPFEPRVSALSAASQRILQRLDVWDGIAQRRASPYGEMQVWDGSGTGQIHFSAASVHADVLGHIVENRVVQDALLDRLHDCDIGLLANARLEQIRRSGDDWLLTLADGRQLRAPLVVAADGANSAVRKLTGTATREWDYLHHAIVTSVRTERSHHKTAWQRFTDNGPLAFLPLERAGEHWCSIVWSVTPNEAERLTALDDATFCRELEQAFEGRLGPVMAADPRVCVPLRQRHAKRYVAEGLALIGDAAHTIHPLAGQGVNLGFLDAAVLAEVLLHAVERGERLADIRVLSRFERRRMPHNLALMAAMEGFERLFQADQLPLRWLRNTGLKLVNQMPEAKATFVRQALGLSGDLPELARL; this is encoded by the coding sequence ATGGTCGGCAGCGCCTTGGCGCTGGCGCTGCAAGGCAGTGGCCTGAATATCATCGTGGTCGACGGTGGCCCGCTGAGCGTCAAGCCGTTCGACACACAGGCGCCCTTCGAGCCTCGGGTCAGCGCCTTGTCTGCCGCCAGCCAGCGCATCCTGCAACGCCTGGATGTATGGGATGGCATCGCCCAACGTCGCGCCAGCCCATACGGCGAAATGCAGGTCTGGGATGGCAGCGGTACCGGACAGATCCACTTTTCTGCCGCCAGCGTGCACGCCGATGTGCTCGGCCATATCGTCGAAAACCGCGTGGTTCAGGACGCCTTGCTGGACCGATTGCATGATTGCGATATCGGCTTGCTGGCCAATGCGCGTCTCGAGCAGATCCGTCGCTCCGGCGATGACTGGCTGCTGACGCTGGCCGATGGCCGACAATTGCGCGCGCCGCTGGTGGTGGCCGCAGACGGCGCCAACTCTGCTGTGCGCAAACTGACCGGCACAGCCACCCGCGAATGGGATTACCTGCATCACGCCATCGTCACCAGCGTGCGCACTGAGCGATCGCATCACAAAACGGCCTGGCAGCGTTTTACGGACAACGGCCCTTTGGCCTTTTTGCCGCTGGAGCGGGCGGGCGAGCATTGGTGCTCTATCGTCTGGTCGGTTACACCCAATGAAGCAGAGCGCCTCACCGCGCTGGACGACGCGACCTTCTGCCGCGAACTTGAGCAGGCGTTTGAAGGCCGTCTCGGGCCTGTAATGGCTGCAGACCCGCGTGTATGCGTGCCGTTGCGCCAGCGTCATGCCAAGCGCTATGTGGCTGAAGGCTTGGCCTTGATCGGCGACGCGGCGCACACCATCCACCCGCTGGCCGGGCAAGGGGTGAATCTGGGCTTCCTCGATGCGGCGGTGCTGGCTGAAGTACTGCTGCACGCTGTCGAGCGTGGCGAGCGCTTGGCAGACATCCGCGTGCTGAGCCGCTTCGAACGCCGCCGCATGCCGCACAATTTGGCCTTGATGGCAGCGATGGAAGGCTTCGAGCGCTTGTTCCAGGCGGATCAACTGCCGTTGCGATGGCTGCGCAATACAGGCCTGAAGCTGGTCAATCAAATGCCGGAAGCCAAAGCGACGTTTGTGCGCCAGGCGCTGGGGTTGAGCGGGGATTTGCCGGAGTTGGCGCGTTTGTAG